One Burkholderia pyrrocinia DNA segment encodes these proteins:
- a CDS encoding metal-dependent hydrolase → MEPAPDTPGNRVDMKFPFRRSRTPDAMRASPPIPQRDLRFPLDDTIPRYWYRGRCHVTRFFDAFSIMFPLGERFFIDSVSHFRDRIPRDTPLAEDVAGFIHQEATHIREHRRYNDRLVAQGAPVEQLEALIRRRQQNSLSAMPAITRLASTACLEHFTAILAHQLLRHSEVLDGADPRMAAIWRWHAIEETEHKAVAFDVLAAIEPRSLRCYLIRCGAMLAVSVYFVFDLTYFMYRLAAADRQRSNLREWARLQWWLFVHPGIFTRILPAWLFWFAPRFHPDRIDSGEVLRTARRALEERV, encoded by the coding sequence ATGGAGCCAGCACCTGACACGCCCGGCAACCGAGTCGACATGAAATTTCCCTTCCGGCGTTCGCGCACGCCCGATGCGATGCGTGCCTCGCCCCCGATCCCGCAACGCGACCTGCGTTTCCCGCTCGACGACACCATCCCGCGATACTGGTATCGCGGCCGGTGTCACGTCACGCGCTTCTTCGATGCGTTCTCGATCATGTTCCCGCTCGGCGAACGGTTTTTCATCGACAGCGTCAGCCATTTTCGTGACAGGATTCCCCGCGATACGCCGCTCGCTGAAGACGTCGCAGGATTCATCCACCAGGAAGCCACGCATATTCGCGAACACCGGCGCTACAACGACCGTCTCGTCGCACAAGGCGCCCCGGTCGAACAACTCGAAGCGCTGATCCGGCGCCGCCAGCAAAACAGCCTGTCGGCCATGCCGGCCATCACGCGTCTCGCGTCGACGGCCTGTCTCGAACACTTCACGGCGATCCTGGCCCACCAACTGTTGCGGCACTCGGAGGTGCTCGACGGGGCGGATCCGCGAATGGCAGCGATCTGGAGATGGCATGCGATCGAGGAAACCGAACACAAGGCGGTCGCATTCGACGTGCTTGCCGCCATCGAGCCGCGATCGCTCAGGTGCTACCTGATTCGCTGCGGCGCCATGCTGGCGGTCTCGGTGTATTTCGTCTTCGATCTAACCTATTTCATGTACCGCCTCGCCGCCGCTGATCGGCAGCGCAGCAATCTGCGCGAATGGGCGCGCCTGCAATGGTGGCTGTTCGTGCATCCGGGCATCTTCACGCGGATCCTGCCAGCCTGGCTGTTCTGGTTCGCGCCGCGGTTTCACCCTGACCGGATCGACAGCGGCGAGGTGCTGCGAACCGCACGTCGAGCACTCGAGGAACGGGTCTGA
- a CDS encoding fatty acid desaturase, which produces MSQVLSRQDANVAPIARPWFVLVAYLIVTGMLYRFVTHRPLGPVEIIPASALDQAIPVLPGTVPLYLTYLFVMPALVWLGRGRAWLLPAFFAGALAAGLCLTSHLLHPTAIVWPTADTGWIAWLQRLDTPLAASPSGHIALPVAIASVLLALRKRPALLFVAWSALLAATVLTTGQHRVADVAAGGTVGLTAGALTIALLRLRANLRTTAALLIEWACIVVALRVAIALDAWYLTALAALVVATRQHALFILYHDAAHYHLARGRGLNDFLINLAIGVPGLVPVEFYRPLHLAHHRHLGTAQDPERRFLYHGQPWRFRPLDALALARQLLGDLFVLNMVRNMAAFRRAGAPPVRLGRPFHAAAAVWVAIVALLVWACSARTILLVAALWFVPLLTLSVLLQKIRSMAEHSGGPDATPGWSDWTYSWRTGWIGRVLVWPYHINLHLQHHRNPSIPWHALPEAVGSNERRLESRELVALLWRGRPVAERRAAAFEQPDTGTRAADADISSSRYAEHQASPDLPPGHAAALPRMPGIQVLRGVAILLVLIQHYLLALPDAGAAVDKLSLWGGVDLFFAISGFVISRSLLAGRATDRIDGATWRAFWIRRIGRLLPAAWTWLAIGIALGFTLTAFGRLDTAAQLRATAAGAFGYANLFWAGCHASGAAVQCGLPQLTAIYWSLSLEEQFYVVLATALLVVRLRTLLIVSLTGVALLNTLSYHALDLRWFLRVDALVLGAGVYAFHRTQASRRLAAMLAVRSLMSPARIALLAILVCAPLISARAPIAVIALAAAGLVWLEAAGNHRRGVPRPGRFSVAMCWVGERAYSIYLCHLPVLLVTYEILWRAGGFASVGGSQLALAGIGSLSAIALIASLSYRYLEQPGIRWSQHLTRPATEST; this is translated from the coding sequence CGCGTGGCTGCTGCCGGCGTTCTTCGCCGGCGCGCTCGCGGCCGGGCTCTGCCTGACAAGCCATCTGCTTCACCCCACCGCGATCGTGTGGCCCACCGCCGATACCGGCTGGATCGCGTGGCTGCAGCGGCTCGATACGCCGCTGGCCGCGTCGCCGAGCGGGCACATCGCACTGCCCGTCGCGATCGCGAGCGTGCTGCTCGCGCTGCGCAAGCGGCCGGCCCTGCTGTTCGTCGCGTGGAGCGCGCTGCTGGCGGCGACGGTGCTGACCACCGGCCAGCATCGGGTGGCGGATGTCGCAGCGGGCGGTACGGTCGGCCTCACTGCGGGCGCGTTGACGATCGCACTGTTGCGGCTGCGAGCGAATCTGCGTACGACAGCCGCGCTGCTGATCGAATGGGCGTGCATCGTCGTCGCGCTGCGTGTCGCGATCGCGCTCGATGCGTGGTACCTGACCGCGCTTGCGGCGCTCGTCGTCGCGACCCGACAGCATGCACTGTTCATCCTGTATCACGACGCGGCGCACTATCACCTTGCGCGTGGCCGTGGCCTCAATGACTTCCTGATCAACCTCGCGATCGGCGTACCGGGGCTCGTGCCCGTCGAGTTCTACCGGCCGCTGCATCTCGCGCATCACCGGCATCTCGGCACCGCGCAAGACCCCGAGCGTCGGTTTCTCTATCACGGCCAGCCATGGCGGTTCCGGCCGCTCGACGCGCTCGCGCTCGCGCGGCAACTGCTCGGCGATCTGTTCGTGCTGAACATGGTGCGCAACATGGCCGCGTTTCGACGCGCCGGCGCGCCGCCCGTGCGGCTCGGGCGGCCGTTTCATGCGGCGGCGGCGGTATGGGTGGCGATCGTCGCACTGCTCGTGTGGGCCTGTTCCGCGCGAACGATTCTGCTGGTCGCGGCGCTGTGGTTCGTGCCGCTGCTCACGCTGTCGGTGCTGCTGCAAAAGATTCGCAGCATGGCCGAGCACAGCGGCGGGCCCGATGCAACGCCGGGCTGGAGCGACTGGACGTATTCATGGCGAACCGGATGGATCGGCCGCGTGCTCGTGTGGCCATACCACATCAATCTGCATCTGCAGCATCACCGCAATCCGTCGATTCCGTGGCATGCGTTGCCGGAGGCGGTGGGTAGCAACGAACGCCGACTGGAGTCGCGCGAACTCGTCGCGCTGCTCTGGCGCGGGCGCCCGGTCGCCGAACGGCGTGCCGCGGCCTTCGAGCAACCCGATACGGGCACCCGAGCTGCAGACGCCGATATTTCATCCAGTCGATACGCGGAACACCAAGCATCGCCCGACCTGCCGCCAGGCCATGCGGCGGCATTACCGAGGATGCCTGGCATTCAGGTGCTGCGCGGTGTCGCCATCCTGCTCGTTCTGATCCAGCACTATCTGCTGGCGCTACCCGATGCCGGTGCCGCGGTCGACAAGCTGTCGCTCTGGGGCGGGGTCGATCTCTTCTTCGCGATATCGGGGTTCGTGATCAGCCGCTCGCTGCTGGCCGGACGCGCAACCGATCGCATCGATGGCGCCACATGGCGCGCGTTCTGGATCAGGCGAATTGGCCGGTTGCTGCCCGCCGCCTGGACGTGGCTCGCCATCGGCATCGCACTCGGCTTCACGCTGACGGCGTTCGGCCGCCTCGACACGGCCGCACAACTGCGCGCAACGGCCGCCGGTGCGTTCGGCTACGCCAACCTCTTCTGGGCCGGGTGCCATGCGAGCGGCGCCGCGGTGCAATGCGGATTGCCGCAGTTGACGGCGATCTACTGGAGCCTGTCGCTCGAAGAACAGTTCTACGTCGTGCTCGCGACTGCGTTGCTCGTGGTGCGGCTGCGCACGTTGCTCATCGTCTCGCTGACGGGTGTCGCACTGCTCAATACCCTGTCCTATCATGCGCTCGATCTGCGCTGGTTCCTGCGTGTCGACGCGCTTGTGCTCGGCGCAGGCGTGTATGCGTTCCACCGAACGCAGGCATCTCGTCGCCTTGCGGCCATGCTCGCCGTCCGAAGCCTCATGTCGCCGGCCAGGATCGCGCTGCTGGCAATCCTCGTCTGCGCCCCGCTCATCTCGGCACGCGCACCCATTGCCGTCATCGCGCTGGCTGCCGCCGGCCTCGTCTGGCTGGAAGCGGCCGGCAACCATCGACGCGGCGTGCCGCGCCCAGGCCGGTTCAGCGTCGCGATGTGCTGGGTGGGCGAACGAGCGTATTCGATCTATCTCTGCCACCTTCCGGTCCTGCTCGTCACCTACGAAATACTGTGGCGCGCCGGGGGATTCGCGTCCGTCGGAGGGTCGCAACTGGCGCTGGCCGGCATCGGGTCGCTGAGCGCGATCGCGCTGATTGCCTCACTCTCGTACCGCTATCTGGAGCAGCCCGGCATTCGATGGAGCCAGCACCTGACACGCCCGGCAACCGAGTCGACATGA